One window from the genome of Treponema sp. OMZ 838 encodes:
- a CDS encoding carbon-nitrogen hydrolase family protein, giving the protein MSKIRIALLQLMPGKSLVENMHIGIEACRTAKNIGADIALFPEMWSIGYEIPESVNELKSKAINKNDTFIRLFSDLAKELQMAIGITFLEKYEPLPRNSICLFDRFGKELYTYAKVHTCSFGNEKVLMPGNDFYVSVLDTDHGCIKIGSMICYDREFPESARILMLKGAEIILVPNACPMEINRISQLRARAFENMVGIATVNYPKGKPDCNGHSTAFDGIAYNIDEPYSRDTLIIEAGEEEGIYMATFDIKELRKYRNREVHGNAYRQPAKYKILLSEEKHDPFIRNDYRKSTT; this is encoded by the coding sequence GTGAGTAAGATTAGGATAGCTTTATTACAATTAATGCCCGGAAAATCCCTTGTCGAAAATATGCATATCGGCATAGAAGCTTGTCGTACAGCAAAAAACATTGGGGCAGATATAGCGTTATTTCCTGAAATGTGGAGTATTGGTTACGAAATACCTGAATCTGTAAATGAATTAAAAAGTAAAGCAATTAATAAAAATGATACGTTTATACGTTTATTCTCGGATTTAGCGAAAGAATTACAAATGGCTATCGGTATAACATTTCTTGAAAAGTATGAACCATTACCAAGAAACAGTATATGTCTGTTTGATAGATTTGGCAAAGAACTATATACCTATGCAAAAGTACATACATGTTCTTTTGGAAATGAAAAAGTTTTAATGCCTGGTAATGATTTTTATGTATCTGTATTAGATACAGATCATGGTTGTATAAAAATAGGTTCAATGATTTGTTATGATAGAGAATTTCCTGAGAGTGCACGAATACTCATGCTCAAAGGTGCAGAAATAATACTTGTACCGAATGCATGTCCAATGGAAATTAATAGAATTTCACAATTAAGAGCAAGAGCATTTGAAAATATGGTTGGCATTGCAACTGTTAATTATCCAAAAGGAAAACCTGATTGTAATGGTCATTCTACAGCATTTGACGGCATTGCCTATAACATTGATGAACCATATTCGCGAGATACATTAATAATAGAAGCCGGAGAGGAAGAAGGAATATATATGGCAACTTTTGATATAAAAGAATTAAGAAAGTATAGAAATAGAGAAGTTCATGGCAACGCATACCGGCAGCCGGCAAAATATAAGATTTTATTATCGGAAGAAAAGCACGATCCATTTATCCGTAATGATTATAGAAAATCAACAACCTAA
- a CDS encoding N-acetylneuraminate synthase family protein: protein MIKAFTVGKNIFSSQEHVLIIAEIGTGHNGSLQKAKELVAAAKESGADAVKFQIVYADEILHPDTGFVNLPTGRIPLYERFRGLECSIDFYGELAQYTHKLGMLFSASAFGLRSADELRQLNPAFIKIASPELNHFPLLERVASFGLPVILSTGVSRLGDIERAISCLESNGLPANMRALLHCVTAYPAPETDYNTAVLQSLSMLFNSPVGISDHSLDPAAVPIAGLLSGACILEKHICLSRSDVGLDDPVALEPVQFLQMSKIVRELTGKSDEDIFNAAQAHGYSKDFLRRIIGDGEKKLAAAEKENYGKTNRSLHYIKDLQKGAVLKNRDIAVLRTEKNLTAGESPEYLRYFIGSILQKDVTGGSGAVFDDIIERKMR, encoded by the coding sequence ATGATAAAAGCGTTTACGGTAGGAAAAAACATATTTTCATCGCAAGAGCATGTGTTGATTATTGCGGAGATTGGGACGGGGCATAACGGCAGCTTGCAGAAGGCGAAAGAATTGGTAGCGGCTGCTAAAGAAAGCGGAGCAGATGCGGTTAAATTTCAGATTGTATATGCGGATGAAATTTTGCATCCCGATACCGGTTTTGTGAATTTACCGACCGGAAGGATTCCCCTCTATGAACGCTTTAGAGGGCTGGAGTGCAGTATTGATTTTTACGGTGAATTGGCACAGTACACACATAAGCTTGGAATGCTTTTTTCAGCTTCGGCATTCGGGCTTCGTTCCGCCGATGAATTGCGGCAGCTTAATCCGGCTTTTATAAAAATTGCGTCGCCGGAACTCAATCATTTTCCGCTGCTTGAACGCGTTGCTTCATTCGGACTGCCGGTTATTCTTTCGACCGGTGTTTCTCGGCTTGGCGATATTGAACGTGCCATAAGCTGTTTGGAAAGCAACGGCTTGCCTGCCAATATGCGGGCGTTGCTCCATTGCGTAACGGCGTATCCTGCGCCGGAAACGGATTATAATACGGCTGTGCTGCAATCCTTATCGATGTTGTTCAATAGTCCTGTCGGTATCAGCGATCATTCTCTTGATCCTGCTGCAGTTCCGATAGCGGGGTTATTGAGCGGTGCCTGTATTCTTGAAAAGCATATTTGTCTTTCCCGCAGCGATGTCGGTCTTGATGATCCTGTTGCGTTGGAACCCGTACAGTTTTTGCAAATGTCAAAAATAGTAAGGGAATTAACCGGTAAGTCCGATGAAGATATTTTTAACGCAGCGCAGGCTCACGGCTATTCCAAGGATTTTTTGCGGCGTATTATCGGCGACGGTGAAAAAAAACTTGCTGCTGCGGAAAAAGAGAATTACGGCAAAACGAATCGTTCGCTGCATTATATAAAAGATTTACAGAAAGGTGCCGTCCTGAAAAACAGGGATATTGCCGTTTTACGAACTGAAAAGAATTTAACCGCCGGAGAGTCTCCTGAGTATTTGCGTTATTTTATCGGGTCGATTTTGCAGAAAGATGTTACCGGAGGTTCCGGCGCCGTGTTTGATGATATTATAGAGAGGAAAATGCGATAA
- the dnaN gene encoding DNA polymerase III subunit beta — MKFTFTKEVLLKEMAIAQEIISNKTAISILSNALLIAKEGSLTIRATDIKVAFETKIPVDVAEEGATTVFCDKFTSIIASMPSGEIEAEQKDQKLIIRSISKKAKFSLKTISDNDFPPFTDSSNTQFFEVPAKEFKEMITQTIFAVSDDETRYFMNGVYMEKKENNLIFAATDGRRLAFIQHDFGIALPDFKGSIIPPKILSIVQRRSSEEGMISIGISEKNIFFRFNAYNFSSVLIDGQFPNYERVIPESQEHHFEAQCDDFLQALKRVALLVEQKSKRIFLKISAGTLSITSNENELGTANEEIPCKYEGEEITIALNYMYLEEPLKVLGSENIRIEFTDPMRAITLRPETDTHFFHIIMPMQME, encoded by the coding sequence ATGAAATTTACATTTACTAAAGAAGTTTTACTAAAAGAAATGGCTATTGCTCAAGAAATCATTTCAAACAAAACAGCAATATCCATACTATCAAATGCCCTGCTCATAGCAAAAGAAGGCAGCTTGACAATCCGTGCAACCGATATAAAAGTAGCCTTTGAAACAAAAATCCCCGTCGATGTTGCCGAAGAAGGTGCAACAACCGTATTCTGCGATAAATTCACCAGTATTATCGCTTCAATGCCTTCCGGCGAAATAGAAGCGGAACAAAAAGATCAAAAACTCATTATCCGTTCTATCAGCAAAAAAGCAAAATTCTCTCTTAAAACCATATCAGATAACGACTTTCCTCCTTTTACCGATTCTTCAAATACTCAATTCTTTGAAGTTCCTGCAAAAGAATTTAAAGAAATGATAACTCAAACGATTTTCGCTGTTTCCGATGATGAAACACGTTACTTTATGAACGGCGTCTACATGGAAAAGAAAGAAAACAATCTGATTTTTGCAGCTACCGATGGCAGAAGATTAGCATTTATTCAACATGATTTTGGGATTGCTTTACCTGATTTTAAAGGGAGTATCATTCCTCCTAAAATTCTTTCTATTGTGCAACGTCGATCTTCGGAAGAAGGTATGATTTCTATCGGAATAAGCGAAAAAAACATATTCTTCCGCTTCAATGCTTATAACTTTTCTTCGGTTTTAATAGACGGTCAATTCCCGAACTATGAACGAGTTATTCCCGAATCTCAAGAACATCACTTTGAAGCTCAATGTGATGATTTCTTACAGGCTTTAAAAAGAGTTGCCTTACTTGTAGAACAAAAATCCAAACGGATATTCTTAAAAATTTCTGCCGGTACGCTCTCCATCACGTCAAATGAAAATGAACTTGGAACAGCAAACGAAGAAATTCCTTGTAAATACGAGGGTGAAGAAATAACCATCGCCTTAAACTATATGTATCTTGAAGAACCGCTCAAGGTACTTGGTTCGGAAAATATCCGCATAGAATTTACCGATCCGATGCGGGCTATCACATTACGGCCGGAAACAGATACTCATTTCTTCCATATTATTATGCCGATGCAAATGGAGTAG
- a CDS encoding Na+/H+ antiporter NhaC family protein → MDHFGMWGIIPPVLTIALAFITKDVIVSLFLGILSGCIIVAGGNPAAALMRLTDLLAGSLADGWNIRIFLFCGLLGALVGMLSKTGAAQAFGLWMSKKLKNKTASQFATFIFGLIVFIDDYFNSLTVGTVMRPINDQHKVPRAKLAYILDSTAAPVCILAPVSSWVVTVMSIVRNSEGFGKLGMSDFEFFIRAIPYNLYALTTILMILVIIFFKSDFGAMKKSEDLARTSGLLWNEELYGVISGDIPEEQTTRAKPIDMLLPILLLIVFAIAFFPAVSWINAIDGTTITNISQAAASMSLRDAFINTDSSYALFYAIIFTLAVTYLYYLARRLMNLKEASEAVRDGIKSMVPALIILTMAWSIGTVIRSSPADGGLGLGRYLSELVVNSSFPLWILPAIVFALSAVIAFATGTSWGTFGIMIPIIMPIAVGLTENAGLAQNAAFNAVFICISAVLGGAVFGDHASPISDTTILSSTGAACPHLEHVATQMPYALFVATCSLAGFITGGIFMNILSAWLAVLVVFTGGMILLPKITKG, encoded by the coding sequence ATGGATCACTTTGGAATGTGGGGCATCATACCCCCCGTTTTAACTATCGCGCTTGCTTTCATCACAAAAGACGTTATCGTTTCGCTTTTTTTGGGGATTTTATCCGGTTGTATTATCGTTGCCGGCGGAAATCCTGCTGCGGCGCTTATGAGACTAACGGATCTGCTCGCCGGTTCCTTAGCTGACGGCTGGAATATCCGCATCTTCCTATTTTGCGGATTGCTCGGGGCACTGGTTGGTATGCTATCAAAAACGGGAGCGGCACAGGCATTTGGATTATGGATGTCCAAAAAACTGAAAAACAAAACCGCGTCCCAGTTTGCAACGTTTATATTCGGTCTAATCGTTTTTATAGACGACTATTTTAACTCTTTAACCGTTGGAACTGTTATGCGCCCAATAAATGATCAACATAAGGTACCGCGTGCAAAGCTTGCGTATATTCTGGATTCCACCGCAGCCCCTGTGTGCATTCTGGCGCCTGTCTCAAGCTGGGTCGTTACCGTTATGTCCATCGTGAGAAATTCCGAAGGATTCGGTAAACTCGGCATGAGTGATTTTGAATTTTTTATCCGCGCTATTCCGTACAACCTTTACGCACTGACGACGATTCTGATGATTCTTGTCATCATCTTTTTTAAATCGGATTTCGGTGCAATGAAAAAATCCGAGGACTTAGCAAGAACATCCGGTCTCCTCTGGAACGAAGAACTCTACGGCGTTATCTCCGGTGATATTCCCGAAGAGCAGACGACCCGAGCAAAGCCGATCGATATGCTGCTGCCCATTTTGCTTCTTATTGTTTTCGCCATTGCCTTTTTTCCTGCCGTTTCGTGGATTAACGCTATAGACGGCACGACAATTACCAATATATCACAAGCAGCCGCATCGATGAGTCTCCGCGACGCTTTCATTAATACCGATTCATCCTATGCGCTTTTTTATGCCATTATCTTTACCTTAGCCGTTACATACCTTTACTATCTTGCACGCCGCCTTATGAATCTAAAAGAAGCCAGTGAAGCTGTCCGTGACGGTATAAAATCTATGGTTCCCGCCCTCATTATTTTGACGATGGCGTGGTCAATCGGAACGGTTATACGCTCATCTCCTGCAGACGGCGGTTTAGGACTGGGGCGCTATCTTTCTGAGCTGGTTGTGAACAGTTCCTTCCCGTTGTGGATACTCCCCGCAATCGTTTTTGCGCTATCAGCGGTTATTGCATTTGCAACCGGCACCAGCTGGGGTACGTTCGGTATTATGATTCCGATTATTATGCCGATCGCCGTCGGATTGACGGAAAACGCCGGATTAGCGCAAAACGCTGCGTTTAATGCCGTCTTTATTTGTATTTCGGCAGTTCTCGGCGGAGCCGTCTTCGGTGACCATGCGTCACCAATTTCAGACACAACGATTTTATCTTCTACCGGAGCAGCCTGCCCGCATTTGGAACATGTTGCAACACAAATGCCCTACGCGCTTTTTGTCGCAACGTGTTCGTTAGCAGGTTTTATCACCGGCGGAATCTTTATGAACATTCTTTCCGCATGGCTCGCTGTGTTAGTCGTGTTTACCGGTGGCATGATTCTTCTGCCTAAGATAACGAAGGGGTAA
- a CDS encoding DUF721 domain-containing protein codes for MQNDVKKLSELILNYLDKVGLFEQSKVLEVYSSWASIVGEKQAAHSKLIDIKHQTAVIEVDHPGWSQQILLNKKYILRNFQKRYPQLGVKNISVIVSSHYETSHQFRNTENSGRAVPDKQQVTEKADRLSIQQETSIETDDVVKTELPQEVQKAFERLRMSIRERG; via the coding sequence GTGCAGAATGACGTAAAAAAGCTTTCAGAATTGATTCTGAACTATCTTGATAAGGTAGGGCTTTTTGAACAATCAAAAGTATTGGAAGTATATTCGTCATGGGCTTCTATTGTCGGAGAGAAGCAAGCTGCCCATTCAAAACTAATCGATATAAAACATCAAACGGCGGTTATTGAAGTTGATCACCCCGGTTGGAGTCAGCAGATTTTATTAAACAAGAAATATATTTTGCGAAACTTTCAAAAAAGATATCCTCAACTGGGAGTTAAGAATATTTCCGTTATTGTTTCATCGCATTATGAGACTTCTCATCAGTTTCGAAATACTGAAAATAGCGGTAGAGCGGTTCCCGATAAGCAACAGGTGACTGAAAAAGCTGACAGACTATCAATACAGCAGGAAACGTCGATAGAAACTGATGATGTTGTAAAAACAGAATTACCGCAAGAAGTACAAAAAGCCTTTGAAAGATTGAGGATGTCTATTAGAGAAAGAGGTTAG
- a CDS encoding putative toxin-antitoxin system toxin component, PIN family — MKKYVVIDTNVLVSALITRNENAPTVKILKYLSQNKIVPVYSSEIVKEYYEVLRREKFKLSEEIVSALIKDIVNNGLEVRNIVEVKEEMPDPKDVIFYAVTLTTRDKDTFLVTGNGKHFPEKYFIVTPAKLMDILEKN, encoded by the coding sequence ATGAAAAAATATGTTGTTATTGATACAAATGTTTTGGTTTCTGCATTGATAACACGAAATGAAAATGCTCCAACTGTAAAAATATTAAAATATCTTTCTCAAAATAAAATAGTACCGGTATACTCTTCGGAGATAGTAAAAGAATACTATGAAGTTTTAAGAAGAGAAAAATTTAAATTATCTGAGGAAATTGTATCAGCTTTAATAAAAGATATAGTCAATAATGGATTAGAAGTAAGAAATATTGTTGAAGTCAAGGAAGAAATGCCGGATCCGAAAGATGTAATATTTTATGCAGTTACATTGACAACAAGAGATAAAGATACATTTTTGGTTACAGGGAATGGAAAACATTTTCCTGAAAAATATTTTATAGTAACACCGGCTAAATTAATGGATATACTTGAAAAAAATTAA
- a CDS encoding GNAT family N-acetyltransferase, which translates to MIEESKDADKIAKLNESVQNLHYERYPEYFKPYSYDSVLQYVKEQLSKDNYHAYIIGDQNNEYGYVLFFEQNYMENPFRKAYKGIQIEHICIKKEYRNLGYGNKLMNSLQEYANKIGATQIELSYWELNTEAERFYKNAGYKRNISFVVKKL; encoded by the coding sequence ATGATTGAAGAATCAAAAGATGCAGATAAGATTGCTAAACTTAATGAATCTGTTCAGAATCTGCATTATGAGAGATATCCAGAATATTTCAAGCCATATTCATATGACTCTGTTTTACAGTATGTGAAGGAACAATTGTCAAAAGATAATTATCATGCATATATTATTGGCGATCAGAATAATGAGTATGGATATGTTTTATTCTTTGAACAAAATTACATGGAGAATCCATTTAGGAAAGCTTATAAAGGTATTCAAATTGAACACATATGTATTAAAAAAGAATACAGAAATCTAGGTTATGGGAATAAGTTAATGAATTCACTACAAGAATATGCGAATAAAATAGGGGCAACGCAAATAGAGTTATCATATTGGGAATTAAATACAGAAGCAGAACGATTCTATAAAAATGCCGGCTATAAACGAAACATCAGTTTTGTTGTAAAGAAATTATAG
- a CDS encoding J domain-containing protein, producing the protein MSDYYETLGSLLRDRLGTDEDPFEQAVEGRQGRYRSAGNKIERRVPKKRTYKEPEQKVEPIRVPVPDALTEDFAVLQVLPGVPLDYCKKAWKHLLKKYHPDVIAEESARQQAASIVRRINRSYKRIEIWFSTGKVQDYDSL; encoded by the coding sequence ATGTCGGATTATTACGAAACCCTCGGCAGTTTGCTGCGTGATCGGCTCGGCACGGATGAAGATCCCTTTGAACAAGCGGTAGAAGGCCGGCAGGGTAGATACCGAAGCGCCGGAAATAAAATCGAGCGGCGTGTTCCTAAAAAAAGAACATACAAAGAACCTGAACAAAAGGTTGAACCGATACGTGTTCCCGTTCCCGATGCTTTAACGGAAGATTTTGCCGTTTTGCAAGTGCTTCCGGGTGTTCCGCTTGATTATTGCAAAAAAGCATGGAAACACTTATTGAAAAAATACCATCCCGATGTCATTGCCGAGGAATCTGCACGGCAACAAGCTGCGTCCATTGTCCGAAGAATAAATCGTTCCTATAAGCGTATCGAAATATGGTTTTCAACCGGTAAGGTACAGGATTATGACAGTTTATGA
- a CDS encoding PD-(D/E)XK nuclease family protein: MKNTLCRRITCFSKPTKPTVLRFKSHVIWTALSQDAFLAWFFKWAEKKNEKEDKILNSCAKECLKKFLGSICPSEINSIKIYRQSENIDLWITVNDTFHLIIEDKTGTSEHHNQLIRYKEIAREWYESEHGIDFDNHFSFVYYKSGDITPNERDRVSKAQYTIINRIALLNVFDKYEISNQIFFGLQSENTKEAKFAGFCI; the protein is encoded by the coding sequence ATGAAAAATACCTTATGTAGACGTATAACATGCTTTTCAAAGCCGACAAAACCTACGGTTTTGCGGTTTAAAAGTCATGTTATATGGACTGCATTATCTCAAGATGCTTTTTTAGCATGGTTTTTTAAATGGGCCGAAAAGAAAAATGAGAAAGAAGATAAAATATTAAACAGTTGCGCGAAAGAATGCTTAAAAAAATTTTTAGGCAGTATTTGTCCATCAGAAATAAATTCTATAAAAATATACAGGCAATCGGAAAATATTGATTTATGGATAACAGTTAATGATACATTTCATTTAATTATTGAAGATAAGACAGGAACTTCTGAACATCATAATCAATTAATCAGATACAAAGAAATTGCTAGAGAATGGTATGAAAGTGAGCACGGAATTGATTTTGATAATCATTTTTCATTCGTTTATTATAAATCTGGTGATATTACACCCAATGAAAGGGATAGAGTTTCTAAAGCTCAATATACAATCATAAATAGAATCGCACTTTTAAATGTTTTTGATAAATACGAAATTTCAAATCAAATTTTTTTTGGATTACAAAGCGAAAATACAAAAGAAGCAAAATTTGCAGGATTCTGTATTTAA
- a CDS encoding type II toxin-antitoxin system RelB/DinJ family antitoxin, which translates to MANATLVQLKVDSEIKEDVSRIYENLGLDLPTAIRIFFKKSIAVGGLPFELREENIRWKIYDQVRKSIQDNNVPEMSLEEINAEIAETRKQVFGK; encoded by the coding sequence ATGGCAAATGCAACATTAGTACAGTTAAAAGTCGATTCCGAAATTAAAGAAGATGTTTCAAGAATATATGAAAATTTAGGGTTGGATTTACCGACTGCAATAAGAATTTTTTTCAAGAAAAGTATTGCTGTGGGAGGATTACCGTTTGAATTGCGAGAAGAAAATATCAGATGGAAAATATATGATCAAGTTCGAAAAAGTATTCAAGACAATAATGTTCCGGAAATGTCGCTTGAAGAAATAAATGCAGAAATTGCTGAAACGAGAAAACAGGTATTCGGTAAATGA
- a CDS encoding site-specific DNA-methyltransferase — MDINKIYKGDSIQLIKNIPDNSIHLILSDIPYGISFDDWDVLHNNTNSALLGCSPAQEKCGAVFKKRGKPLNGWSEEDRQIGKQYYEWVLEWAGEWLRVLKPGASTFVFAGRRLSPRCICAFEDSGFTFKDMIAWNKGKAAHRAQRLSVVYERRADMFSAEKWAGWKLGNLRPVFEPILWFQKPYKVGGTLADNMLDYEVGAYNEHIFKNYGLEPNNNIFMESTISDTGLHPTQKPLNLMKLLIELTTSENHIVLDPFCGSGTTLVAATLLNRLYIGMEQDETFYNTSIKRLEEVAKERQMTLFT, encoded by the coding sequence ATGGATATAAATAAGATTTATAAAGGAGATTCAATCCAGCTCATAAAAAATATTCCTGATAATTCGATACACTTGATTTTAAGTGATATTCCATACGGTATTAGTTTTGATGATTGGGATGTACTTCATAATAATACAAATAGTGCTTTGCTCGGGTGCAGCCCTGCACAAGAAAAATGTGGTGCTGTTTTTAAGAAAAGAGGTAAGCCTTTAAACGGCTGGTCCGAAGAAGATAGGCAAATAGGTAAACAATACTATGAATGGGTTTTAGAATGGGCTGGAGAATGGCTGAGAGTTTTAAAACCTGGAGCAAGTACCTTTGTCTTTGCCGGCAGGAGATTAAGCCCACGTTGTATATGTGCTTTTGAAGATTCAGGATTTACGTTTAAAGATATGATAGCCTGGAATAAGGGGAAAGCTGCTCATCGTGCTCAACGCTTAAGTGTTGTATATGAGCGGCGTGCAGATATGTTTTCTGCTGAAAAGTGGGCTGGGTGGAAACTTGGAAATTTGCGCCCTGTTTTTGAACCTATTTTATGGTTTCAAAAACCTTATAAGGTTGGAGGAACACTTGCAGATAATATGCTGGACTATGAGGTTGGTGCATATAATGAGCATATTTTTAAAAACTATGGATTAGAACCGAATAACAATATTTTCATGGAGTCAACTATTTCGGACACAGGGTTGCACCCAACACAAAAGCCGTTAAATCTCATGAAACTCCTTATAGAACTCACAACAAGTGAAAATCACATCGTTCTTGATCCCTTTTGCGGCAGCGGTACAACCTTAGTGGCTGCAACTCTATTAAACCGCCTCTATATCGGTATGGAGCAAGATGAAACATTTTATAATACCTCAATTAAACGGCTTGAGGAAGTTGCAAAAGAACGGCAAATGACATTATTTACTTAA
- a CDS encoding DUF3810 domain-containing protein: MENGFRKLKQKQHITPFSKPTNGTDPVCGLKQCYADTRTGIPSKKKRKKMLIGRILFALAAIFVILFFVFIIVAIVRLIKKKTVKIYFLLSIVSLLACIVSIYLGITLLEQAYQDDCDVVRLQHLSYYGNLIEEYKLKVGKYPFEGENQQVYVFIYNNEQKEYCDDTNPYSHIQKTSKEFFSQLEKGLGRQIDQLFDPQYVPSGRPVFYIYMIDGNQYFFTVHLSKKYPFSKKVASKYYKAEISNISDEEYQFYKIEELEKNEDFKKATNKNFGGYFELRKNQHIREYE, from the coding sequence GTGGAAAACGGTTTTAGGAAATTAAAACAAAAACAACACATAACACCGTTTTCAAAGCCGACAAACGGGACTGATCCCGTTTGCGGTTTAAAACAATGTTATGCTGACACCCGCACTGGGATACCTAGTAAGAAAAAGAGGAAAAAAATGTTAATTGGAAGAATTTTGTTTGCACTTGCTGCTATTTTTGTAATTCTATTTTTTGTATTCATTATAGTCGCAATTGTAAGACTTATAAAAAAGAAAACGGTAAAAATCTATTTTTTATTATCCATAGTAAGCTTATTAGCTTGTATCGTATCCATTTATTTAGGAATTACACTTCTAGAACAAGCGTATCAGGATGACTGTGATGTAGTAAGGCTTCAACATCTAAGTTATTATGGAAATTTAATTGAAGAATATAAATTAAAAGTCGGAAAATATCCATTTGAAGGTGAAAATCAACAAGTTTATGTATTTATATACAATAATGAGCAAAAAGAATATTGCGATGATACAAATCCATATTCTCACATACAAAAAACTTCTAAAGAATTCTTTTCACAATTGGAAAAAGGATTAGGTCGTCAAATTGATCAATTATTTGATCCTCAATATGTTCCAAGTGGAAGACCTGTTTTTTATATCTACATGATTGATGGAAATCAATATTTCTTTACAGTTCACCTTTCTAAAAAATATCCATTTTCAAAAAAAGTAGCTTCAAAATATTATAAAGCAGAAATTTCAAATATTTCCGATGAAGAATATCAGTTTTATAAAATAGAAGAGTTAGAAAAAAATGAAGATTTTAAAAAAGCTACAAATAAGAATTTCGGCGGATATTTTGAATTAAGAAAAAATCAACATATACGAGAGTATGAATAA
- a CDS encoding HindIII family type II restriction endonuclease, with protein MKFNELCSLINDLATTMTFQEAGNQLEKVIFNCSKKDFMPLITEIGTIPECIGHDSTEEKLYSKVSDIILAKCFHELGLKAIVLQERSNSADIEAKSIYHDYSLVGDAKSFRLSRTAKNQKDFKVESMDHWRGDHDYSVLVCPYFQYPKTVSQIYGQALNNNVSLFSWEYFSILLQNNMKETEKINLSILWNQSSVISGDTSVADKNNCFFIPQNKNICNFMHISDDTFEAHLSLFKQSMIERGEAEIDFWKRKIEEIQTYSREKAINELIVSLKLNEKIAAITKFTDSLRKDYGYK; from the coding sequence ATGAAATTTAATGAGTTATGTAGTCTTATTAATGACTTAGCAACAACGATGACATTTCAAGAAGCAGGTAATCAACTTGAAAAAGTAATATTTAACTGCTCGAAGAAAGATTTTATGCCGCTTATTACAGAAATCGGAACAATTCCTGAATGTATAGGACACGATTCAACAGAAGAAAAATTGTATTCAAAAGTTTCGGATATAATACTTGCGAAGTGTTTCCATGAGCTTGGACTTAAAGCCATCGTATTACAAGAACGCAGTAATAGCGCCGATATAGAAGCAAAGAGCATCTATCATGATTATTCACTTGTAGGGGACGCAAAATCATTTCGATTGAGCCGAACTGCAAAAAATCAAAAAGACTTTAAAGTTGAATCAATGGATCATTGGCGAGGTGATCACGATTATTCAGTGTTGGTATGTCCGTATTTTCAATATCCTAAGACAGTAAGCCAAATCTATGGACAAGCATTAAATAATAATGTTTCATTATTTTCATGGGAATATTTTTCTATCCTTTTGCAAAATAATATGAAAGAAACAGAAAAAATCAATCTTTCTATTTTATGGAATCAAAGCTCAGTCATAAGCGGAGATACATCTGTTGCCGATAAAAATAATTGTTTTTTTATTCCGCAAAATAAAAACATTTGTAATTTTATGCATATTTCAGACGATACTTTTGAAGCTCATTTATCTTTATTTAAACAATCAATGATAGAACGTGGTGAAGCTGAAATAGATTTCTGGAAACGGAAAATTGAAGAGATACAAACATACTCCAGAGAAAAAGCAATAAATGAGTTGATTGTGTCCTTAAAGCTCAATGAAAAAATTGCAGCTATTACAAAGTTTACAGATTCCTTGAGGAAAGATTATGGATATAAATAA
- a CDS encoding BrnA antitoxin family protein has product MNFFKAEAKKNNTKYQTMMNEVLSQYAKHYAVN; this is encoded by the coding sequence ATTAATTTTTTCAAAGCAGAAGCAAAGAAAAATAATACAAAATATCAGACTATGATGAATGAAGTACTTTCTCAGTATGCAAAGCATTATGCGGTAAATTGA